The following proteins come from a genomic window of Blattabacterium cuenoti:
- a CDS encoding alpha-ketoacid dehydrogenase subunit alpha/beta → MNYNNKTWIDDDEPYFDFDSLKKMVINDYKLARISRETSILGRKEVLNGRAKFGIFGDGKEIPQLAMAKVFKNGDYRSGYYRDQTFMMAIGVLTVKNFFSQLYAHSDIEAEPVSSGRMMTSHFGTRFLNKDGNWKNLIQQKNSSADISSTAAQMPRLLGLAQASKIYKELKNLKKTHKMFSHNGNEVAFGTIGNASISEGLFWETLNAASVLQIPIILSIWDDEYGISVPNKYQFSKQNISDILYGFHRSKKEKGIEIIRVHGYNYIDLTKTYLKADKIARNEHVPVIIHVTNLTQPQGHSTSSSHERYKSKERLEWEMNNDGIKKFRDWILNFRFEINQKNYCKIANVGFLDQIDIEAKEYVKNEKEKAWEAFQKPIFKIKNEVLSILDQIQNNHAEKKWIKKYIKELYNTTKNYPTKKSVFCIARKVLYLLSEDKSDPKNCLIEWVRKKYHEEQENYSSHLYSISEKASVKITEVFPVYNDDYKVDGRIVLRENFDKLLELHPDLLIFGEDVGKIGDVNQGLEGLQKKYGKIRVFDTGIRESTILGQGIGLAMRGLRPIVEIQYIDYILYALQIMSDDLACLQYRTKGGQKAPVIIRTRGHRLEGIWHSGSPMGGIINYLRGILVLVPRNMVKAAGFYNTLLYGDDPALVVECLNGYRIKEKLPKNLGLFRTPIGIVEKTRTGEDITMITYGSTWRIVSEAAEELSKMNIDSEIIDIQSLLPFDLQKDIVKSLQKTNRLLIIDEDVPGGASAYILQKILEEQNGYYYLDSPPVTITAQEHRPPYGSDGDYFSKPSVENIVEKVLTIMNDS, encoded by the coding sequence ATGAATTACAACAATAAAACATGGATTGATGATGATGAACCCTATTTTGATTTTGATTCATTAAAAAAAATGGTTATAAATGATTATAAATTAGCAAGAATTAGTCGTGAAACTAGCATTTTAGGTCGTAAAGAAGTTTTAAATGGAAGAGCTAAATTTGGAATATTTGGAGATGGAAAAGAAATTCCTCAATTAGCCATGGCAAAAGTTTTTAAGAATGGAGATTATAGATCTGGATATTATCGGGATCAAACGTTTATGATGGCTATTGGAGTTTTAACGGTAAAAAATTTTTTTTCGCAATTATACGCTCATTCAGATATAGAAGCAGAGCCTGTTTCGTCTGGTAGAATGATGACGTCTCATTTTGGAACACGTTTTTTGAATAAAGATGGAAATTGGAAAAATCTTATTCAACAAAAAAATTCTAGTGCAGACATATCTTCCACTGCGGCTCAAATGCCTAGATTATTAGGATTAGCTCAGGCTTCTAAAATTTATAAAGAATTAAAAAATTTAAAGAAAACACATAAAATGTTTTCTCATAATGGAAATGAAGTTGCATTTGGAACGATAGGAAATGCTAGTATTTCGGAAGGATTATTTTGGGAAACATTGAATGCCGCTTCAGTATTACAGATTCCGATTATACTTTCCATTTGGGATGATGAATATGGAATATCTGTTCCCAATAAATACCAATTTTCAAAACAAAATATTAGCGATATTTTATATGGGTTTCACAGAAGTAAAAAAGAAAAGGGTATAGAAATTATTCGTGTTCATGGATATAATTATATAGATCTCACAAAAACATATCTTAAAGCAGATAAAATTGCTCGTAATGAACATGTTCCCGTAATCATACATGTTACAAATTTAACCCAACCTCAAGGACATTCCACTTCTTCTTCACATGAAAGATACAAATCAAAAGAACGTTTAGAATGGGAAATGAATAATGACGGAATCAAAAAATTTAGAGATTGGATTTTGAATTTTAGGTTTGAAATTAATCAAAAAAATTATTGTAAAATAGCTAATGTTGGTTTTTTAGATCAAATAGATATAGAAGCTAAAGAATATGTTAAAAATGAAAAAGAAAAAGCTTGGGAAGCATTTCAAAAACCTATTTTTAAAATTAAAAATGAGGTTCTAAGCATTTTAGATCAAATTCAAAATAATCATGCAGAAAAAAAATGGATCAAAAAATATATAAAAGAATTATATAATACAACTAAAAATTATCCTACAAAAAAATCAGTATTTTGCATTGCAAGAAAAGTATTATATCTTTTATCAGAAGATAAATCTGATCCAAAAAATTGTTTGATAGAATGGGTGAGAAAAAAATATCATGAAGAACAAGAAAATTATTCTTCACATTTGTATAGTATTTCTGAAAAAGCTTCCGTAAAAATAACAGAAGTTTTTCCTGTATATAATGATGACTATAAAGTAGATGGTAGAATTGTCCTAAGAGAAAATTTTGATAAACTATTGGAGTTACATCCTGATCTTTTAATTTTTGGAGAAGATGTAGGAAAAATAGGAGATGTGAATCAAGGATTAGAAGGTTTGCAAAAAAAATATGGAAAAATTCGTGTTTTTGATACAGGGATACGTGAATCTACGATTCTTGGTCAAGGAATCGGTCTTGCAATGCGAGGACTTCGTCCTATAGTTGAAATTCAATACATAGACTATATTCTCTATGCTTTACAAATCATGAGTGATGACCTAGCTTGTTTGCAATACAGAACAAAAGGAGGACAAAAAGCTCCTGTTATTATTAGAACTAGAGGACATCGTTTGGAAGGAATATGGCATTCTGGTTCTCCAATGGGAGGAATTATTAATTATTTAAGAGGAATTTTAGTTCTTGTTCCAAGGAATATGGTAAAAGCTGCTGGATTTTATAATACTTTATTATATGGAGATGATCCTGCTTTGGTTGTAGAATGTCTTAATGGATATAGAATCAAAGAAAAATTACCTAAAAATTTAGGATTATTCAGAACGCCTATTGGAATAGTAGAAAAAACAAGAACAGGAGAAGATATTACTATGATTACTTACGGATCTACATGGAGAATTGTCAGTGAAGCAGCAGAAGAGTTATCTAAGATGAATATAGATTCTGAAATCATTGATATTCAATCTTTACTTCCCTTTGATTTACAAAAAGACATTGTTAAAAGTTTACAAAAAACCAATAGATTATTGATTATAGATGAAGATGTTCCAGGAGGTGCTTCTGCTTATATTCTACAGAAAATATTAGAAGAACAAAATGGATATTATTATTTAGATAGTCCACCTGTTACGATTACAGCTCAAGAACATCGTCCTCCTTATGGATCTGATGGAGATTATTTTTCAAAACCTTCAGTTGAAAATATTGTAGAAAAAGTATTAACAATTATGAATGATAGTTAA
- a CDS encoding glycerol-3-phosphate dehydrogenase/oxidase, with amino-acid sequence MMKSFLNRDRFLTILENVNLWDVIIIGGGATGLGIALDSSSRGYKTLLLEQSDFSKATSSRSTKLVHGGVRYLAQGNIRLVYEALQERGLLLKNAPHLVKKQKFIIPVFNWRMGILYWTGLKLYEWLSGSLSFGKSRFLSKDEIVRNFPEIKSKKLKGGILYYDGQFDDARLAINLAQTCVQKGGILLNYFQVKNLLKKVGNKIYGVVACDLETQKKYSIFSKIVINATGVFSDSISKMDESSRPIFIKPSQGTHIVLDKSFFSSSNAIVIPKTQDGRILFCVPWHDHVLVGTTDTFLKKSVLEPIPLEKEIDFILQTFNKYFVFHTKKSDILSAFSGLRPLFVSNNSYFSITKTKDISRSHKLMISSSGLISIIGGKWTTYRKMAEDTVNKAIEIGKLNKKPSVTKNLKIYGSVSSYKSQNHHWNKYGEDEYHIKKLIDQNPLLGSFLISKDSFFYTEAEVIWMVRNEMARTIEDVLARRFRLLFLNAKKAIDIAPKVASLMAKELSRDEEWEKSQVDAFKKIAMQYYYPSV; translated from the coding sequence ATGATGAAAAGTTTTTTAAATAGAGATAGGTTTTTGACCATTTTAGAAAATGTAAATCTTTGGGATGTTATCATAATTGGAGGAGGGGCGACGGGATTAGGAATCGCTTTAGATTCTTCTTCCAGAGGATATAAAACTCTTTTATTAGAACAATCTGATTTTTCTAAAGCGACTTCTAGTCGAAGTACAAAACTAGTTCATGGAGGAGTGCGATATTTAGCTCAAGGAAATATAAGATTAGTTTATGAGGCATTGCAAGAAAGAGGCCTCTTATTAAAGAATGCTCCTCATTTAGTAAAAAAACAAAAATTTATCATTCCAGTTTTCAATTGGAGAATGGGAATCTTGTATTGGACTGGTTTAAAATTGTATGAATGGCTTTCTGGTTCTTTAAGTTTTGGAAAATCCAGATTTTTATCCAAGGATGAAATCGTTAGAAATTTTCCAGAAATTAAAAGTAAAAAGTTAAAAGGAGGTATTTTATATTATGATGGTCAGTTTGATGACGCACGTTTAGCTATTAATTTAGCTCAAACTTGTGTTCAAAAGGGTGGAATATTATTAAATTATTTTCAAGTCAAAAATTTACTAAAAAAAGTAGGAAATAAAATTTATGGAGTTGTAGCCTGTGATCTTGAAACTCAAAAAAAATATTCTATTTTTTCAAAAATAGTTATCAACGCTACTGGAGTCTTTTCTGATTCTATTTCAAAAATGGATGAATCTTCACGTCCGATTTTTATCAAACCAAGTCAAGGCACACATATTGTATTAGATAAATCTTTCTTCAGTAGTTCAAATGCTATAGTTATTCCAAAAACTCAGGATGGAAGAATTTTATTTTGTGTTCCATGGCATGATCATGTTTTAGTAGGAACTACAGATACTTTTTTAAAAAAGAGTGTTCTTGAACCGATTCCTTTAGAAAAAGAAATTGATTTTATATTACAAACTTTTAACAAATATTTTGTATTTCATACAAAAAAAAGTGATATATTGAGTGCATTTTCTGGATTACGTCCTCTTTTTGTTTCTAATAATTCTTATTTTTCTATTACTAAAACTAAGGATATTTCTAGATCTCATAAACTTATGATAAGCTCTTCTGGACTAATTAGTATTATAGGAGGAAAATGGACTACATATAGAAAAATGGCAGAGGATACTGTTAATAAAGCTATTGAAATAGGAAAATTAAATAAAAAGCCTTCTGTTACAAAAAATCTTAAAATTTATGGATCTGTTTCTTCATATAAAAGTCAAAATCATCATTGGAATAAATATGGAGAAGATGAATATCATATAAAAAAATTAATTGATCAAAATCCATTATTGGGGAGTTTCTTAATTTCCAAAGATTCTTTTTTTTATACCGAAGCAGAAGTCATTTGGATGGTTCGTAATGAAATGGCGAGAACCATTGAAGATGTTTTAGCAAGAAGGTTCCGTTTATTATTTTTAAATGCTAAAAAAGCAATAGATATAGCACCCAAAGTAGCATCATTAATGGCTAAAGAACTTTCTAGAGATGAAGAATGGGAAAAATCACAAGTAGATGCTTTCAAGAAGATAGCTATGCAATACTATTATCCATCAGTTTGA
- a CDS encoding branched-chain amino acid aminotransferase — translation MKIKKTLHSRIKKMDFNNIDFGNQYSDHMFCSEFKDGKWKNSIIKPFGNIMFSPISLVFHYGQAVFEGMKAYKDKNEEVFLFRPEENFKRINRSAVRLEMPTIPENIFMNGLKQLINIDRDWIPKNYGQSLYIRPFLIATNGVLSAKPSKNYMFMIISAPADTYYKHPLKIKIEEKYSRSASGGVGFTKAAGNYASSFYPTRLANEKGFDQILWTDSSTHTMIEESGTMNVFFYLKNRLITPKFNENILSGITCKSILSLAEKKGFFVEKRNVSVSEIIEGLQTGKLKEAFGCGTAAVINYFQTISYKGSDFDLPNLAEEKRISLYFKKILLDIQHNRSEDPFGWRVPLKRYF, via the coding sequence ATGAAAATAAAAAAAACCTTACATTCTAGAATTAAAAAAATGGATTTCAACAATATTGATTTTGGAAATCAATATTCAGATCATATGTTTTGTTCTGAATTTAAGGATGGAAAATGGAAAAATTCTATTATTAAACCTTTTGGAAATATAATGTTTTCTCCTATATCTCTTGTTTTTCATTATGGTCAAGCTGTTTTTGAAGGGATGAAAGCTTACAAAGATAAAAACGAAGAAGTTTTTTTATTTCGTCCGGAAGAAAACTTTAAGAGAATAAATAGATCGGCTGTACGTTTGGAAATGCCGACTATACCAGAAAATATTTTTATGAATGGATTAAAACAATTAATAAATATTGATAGAGATTGGATTCCAAAAAATTATGGACAATCTTTGTATATTCGTCCTTTTCTAATTGCAACTAATGGAGTTTTGTCTGCAAAACCTTCTAAAAATTATATGTTTATGATTATATCTGCTCCTGCAGATACTTATTATAAACATCCATTAAAAATTAAAATAGAAGAAAAATATAGCCGTTCTGCATCAGGAGGAGTTGGATTTACTAAAGCTGCTGGAAATTATGCTTCTTCTTTTTATCCTACTCGATTAGCTAATGAAAAAGGATTTGATCAAATATTGTGGACAGATTCTTCTACTCATACCATGATAGAAGAATCTGGAACTATGAATGTCTTTTTCTATTTAAAAAATAGACTTATTACTCCAAAATTTAATGAAAATATATTAAGTGGAATTACTTGCAAAAGTATCCTTTCTTTAGCTGAAAAAAAAGGTTTTTTTGTAGAAAAACGAAATGTAAGCGTTTCTGAAATTATAGAAGGATTACAAACCGGAAAATTGAAAGAAGCTTTTGGTTGTGGTACAGCAGCCGTTATAAATTATTTTCAAACAATTAGCTATAAAGGAAGTGATTTTGATTTACCAAATCTTGCAGAAGAAAAAAGAATATCTCTTTATTTCAAGAAAATATTATTAGATATACAACACAATCGATCCGAAGATCCTTTTGGATGGAGAGTTCCATTAAAAAGATATTTTTAG
- the glpK gene encoding glycerol kinase GlpK yields MFMKKYVLSLDQGTTSSRAIIFDQVGNIISVAQREFTQIYPHPGWVEHNAEEIWSTQASVALEAILKANLEGGNIVSIGITNQRETTVIWDKKTGEPIFNAIVWQDRRTFKYCDQIKKEGLTEMIRKKTGLIIDPYFSATKIKWILENVPGAKKKAYSGSLAFGTIDSWLIWNLTGKRIHVTDVTNASRTMLFNIHTLNWDKELVDLFNIPVTMLPEVKSSSEIFGYTTGHILSHKIPISGIAGDQQAALFGQMCTKIGMVKNTYGTGCFMLMNVGDNPVFSQNNLITTVAWKIQNQVQYALEGSVFIAGAVVQWLRDGLGLLLSSNEAEILASSVENTEGLYMVPAFSGLGAPYWDQKARGTIVGITRGTSSAHFVRAALESIAFQNMDVLKAMEADSGISIKELRVDGGATVNKLLMQFQSDILNVKVVKSKISELTAAGAAYLAGLAVNYWSSLEEIQDKWKLEQIFEPKEMSSRLERIQGWKRAIKTTRSWSSQIKYK; encoded by the coding sequence ATGTTTATGAAAAAATATGTACTATCATTAGATCAAGGAACAACCAGTTCCAGAGCTATTATTTTTGATCAAGTTGGAAATATTATTTCTGTAGCTCAAAGAGAATTTACACAAATATATCCTCATCCTGGATGGGTGGAACACAATGCAGAAGAAATATGGTCAACACAAGCTTCAGTAGCTTTAGAAGCTATTTTAAAGGCAAATTTAGAAGGGGGTAATATAGTATCGATCGGAATTACTAATCAAAGAGAAACAACTGTTATATGGGATAAGAAAACGGGAGAGCCTATTTTTAATGCTATAGTATGGCAAGATAGACGAACATTTAAATATTGTGATCAAATTAAAAAAGAGGGATTAACCGAAATGATTCGAAAAAAAACTGGTTTGATTATCGATCCTTATTTTTCTGCTACAAAAATTAAGTGGATATTGGAAAATGTTCCTGGTGCGAAAAAAAAAGCTTATTCTGGATCTTTAGCATTTGGAACGATAGATTCATGGTTAATATGGAACTTAACCGGGAAAAGAATTCATGTTACAGATGTAACGAATGCTTCTCGTACTATGTTATTTAATATTCATACTCTAAATTGGGATAAAGAATTGGTGGATTTATTTAATATTCCAGTCACCATGCTTCCAGAAGTAAAATCATCTAGTGAAATTTTTGGTTATACAACAGGACATATTTTATCACATAAAATTCCTATATCTGGAATTGCGGGAGATCAACAAGCCGCTCTTTTTGGTCAAATGTGTACAAAAATTGGTATGGTAAAAAATACTTATGGAACGGGATGTTTTATGTTAATGAATGTAGGGGATAATCCAGTTTTTTCTCAAAACAATTTAATTACTACTGTAGCTTGGAAAATCCAAAATCAAGTTCAATATGCATTGGAAGGAAGTGTTTTTATTGCAGGAGCTGTTGTTCAATGGCTTAGAGATGGATTAGGACTACTGTTGTCTTCTAATGAAGCGGAAATATTAGCTTCTTCTGTGGAGAATACGGAAGGTTTGTATATGGTTCCAGCTTTTTCTGGTTTAGGGGCTCCTTATTGGGATCAAAAAGCAAGAGGAACCATTGTAGGAATAACAAGAGGAACTTCTTCCGCTCATTTTGTTCGAGCTGCATTAGAAAGTATTGCTTTTCAGAATATGGACGTATTGAAAGCTATGGAAGCGGATTCTGGTATTTCTATAAAAGAACTTCGTGTAGATGGAGGTGCTACCGTAAATAAATTATTAATGCAATTTCAATCTGATATTTTAAATGTAAAAGTTGTTAAATCTAAAATTTCTGAGCTTACAGCAGCTGGAGCTGCTTATTTAGCGGGATTAGCTGTAAATTATTGGAGTAGTCTTGAAGAGATTCAAGATAAATGGAAATTGGAACAAATTTTTGAACCAAAAGAAATGTCTAGTAGATTGGAAAGAATTCAAGGTTGGAAAAGAGCGATCAAAACAACTCGTTCTTGGTCTAGTCAAATAAAATATAAATAA
- the argS gene encoding arginine--tRNA ligase, which translates to MNNHFQSIEEIVKKSISVLYKLESCPELDFQYTKKEYPGDMTLILFPLSKKFKKPVEKIGKDIGDYVQYQLKGLIQFSIIRGFLNFIFKDDYYIHLLKKMLNTNFYDLKYPSKKIMIEYSSPNTNKPLHLGHIRNSLIGASIAEILKMIGHEIIRIQMINDRGIHICKSMIAWKKFGKGETPDRVKIKGDHFVGKYYSLFDKIYRKETQKLSEKNDKSIRNSILNQARELLKKWEIGDPVIRNTWKKMNQWVYNGFEETYKKLGITFDQIEYESDIYEIGKEIVKKGLKKGIFFQKKDGSIWIDLIKEGFDQKLLLRSDQTSVYITQDIGTAVERFKKYNIDQIIYIVGKEQDYHFQVLFNVLKRLGYLWVNKLSHLSYEMVYLPSGRMKSREGNVIDADSIILKMSSIAKKKFLKKEEQKQSSEIIGLGALKYYFLKIDPKKKIIFFPEKSIDFKGKTGTYIQYTYSRIRSLERNFFKLCSLLNYYWSNIKFDTHEKNMIKILQKYPLILKKSAKYLNPSLIANYMYEVSKIFNHLYQNKKLIDPLNIIHSNICMNIIHVTGNVLKSGMNLLGIKMLDRM; encoded by the coding sequence ATGAATAATCATTTTCAATCTATAGAAGAAATAGTAAAAAAGTCCATATCTGTTTTATATAAACTAGAATCTTGTCCTGAATTGGATTTTCAATATACTAAAAAAGAATATCCAGGGGATATGACTTTAATTTTATTTCCTTTATCTAAAAAATTCAAAAAACCTGTAGAAAAAATAGGAAAAGACATAGGAGATTATGTGCAATATCAATTAAAAGGACTAATTCAGTTTTCTATTATTAGAGGTTTTTTAAACTTTATTTTTAAAGATGATTATTATATTCATCTTCTGAAAAAAATGTTAAATACGAATTTTTATGATTTGAAATATCCTTCTAAAAAAATTATGATTGAATATTCCTCTCCTAACACCAATAAACCTCTCCATTTAGGACATATTAGAAATAGTCTTATTGGAGCATCTATAGCTGAAATATTAAAAATGATTGGTCATGAAATAATAAGAATTCAAATGATTAATGATAGAGGAATACATATATGCAAATCTATGATAGCTTGGAAAAAGTTTGGAAAAGGAGAAACTCCTGATAGAGTTAAAATAAAAGGAGATCATTTTGTAGGAAAATATTATAGTTTATTTGATAAGATTTATAGAAAAGAAACTCAAAAATTATCTGAAAAAAATGATAAATCTATTCGAAATTCAATTCTGAATCAAGCTAGAGAGTTATTGAAAAAATGGGAAATAGGAGATCCTGTTATTCGAAATACTTGGAAGAAAATGAATCAATGGGTTTATAATGGATTTGAAGAAACTTATAAAAAATTGGGAATTACTTTTGATCAAATAGAGTATGAGAGTGATATTTATGAAATTGGAAAAGAAATTGTAAAAAAAGGTCTTAAAAAAGGTATTTTTTTTCAAAAAAAAGATGGATCCATTTGGATTGATTTAATCAAAGAAGGTTTTGATCAAAAACTTTTATTACGATCGGATCAAACTTCCGTATATATTACTCAAGATATTGGAACAGCCGTAGAACGTTTTAAAAAATACAATATAGATCAAATCATATACATTGTCGGAAAAGAACAAGATTATCATTTTCAAGTTCTTTTTAATGTATTAAAACGTTTAGGATATTTATGGGTAAATAAATTATCACATTTATCTTATGAAATGGTATATTTACCAAGTGGTAGGATGAAATCTAGAGAAGGAAATGTTATAGACGCTGATAGTATCATTTTAAAAATGTCATCTATTGCAAAAAAAAAATTTCTAAAAAAAGAAGAACAAAAACAATCTTCTGAAATAATAGGATTAGGAGCATTGAAATATTATTTTCTGAAAATAGATCCCAAAAAAAAAATTATTTTTTTTCCTGAAAAATCTATAGATTTTAAAGGAAAAACAGGAACATATATTCAATATACTTATTCCAGAATTCGTTCTTTGGAACGAAACTTTTTTAAGTTATGTTCATTACTTAATTATTATTGGTCAAATATAAAATTTGATACACATGAAAAAAATATGATCAAAATTCTTCAAAAATATCCATTGATTTTAAAAAAATCAGCAAAATATTTAAATCCTTCTTTAATAGCTAATTATATGTATGAAGTATCTAAAATTTTTAATCACCTTTATCAAAATAAAAAATTAATAGATCCTTTAAACATCATTCATAGTAATATTTGCATGAATATTATTCATGTCACAGGAAATGTTTTAAAATCTGGTATGAATTTATTGGGCATTAAAATGCTTGATCGTATGTAA
- the ffh gene encoding signal recognition particle protein — protein sequence MFEHLKNKFSKALHILKGHNTITEINIASSLKKIGRALIDADVNHKIVRNFIQKVQEKSIGKKVLTSLNPKQLITKIVYDELVFLMGEKNIEINLSKNPSIILICGLQGSGKTSFSSKLAFSLKKKNKFPLLVSADIHRPAAIDQLKWIAKKVNIPVFSLKKSKNVIEILDQSILYALKKKKDVIIIDTAGRLAIDRIMMKEIQKINQYSKPDEVLFVVDAMTGQDAINTAQSFSKVLNFDGIVITKLDGDSRGGVAITISSVVKKPIKFISNGEEIEDLEVFHPDRIANRILGMGDIVSLVEKVQEQFDEKRTQKIYQKISKNRFNFNDLLDQIQKIKKIGNIKNIISMIPGIDKYFSFDGNQKNSFKKIETIIHSMTPYERNNPKILTDVKRKKRISKGSGITLNHIDLFMKQFYDMNQIMKKIHDHSGKETIKNFIYQMIKKENNV from the coding sequence ATGTTTGAACATTTAAAAAATAAATTTTCTAAAGCTCTTCATATTTTGAAGGGACACAATACCATTACAGAAATCAATATAGCATCTTCTCTAAAAAAAATTGGACGAGCATTAATTGATGCAGATGTAAATCATAAAATAGTTAGGAACTTTATTCAAAAAGTTCAAGAAAAATCTATTGGAAAAAAAGTGTTGACTTCTTTAAATCCAAAGCAATTAATTACAAAAATAGTATATGATGAATTAGTTTTTCTTATGGGAGAAAAAAATATAGAAATAAATCTATCTAAGAATCCTTCTATTATTTTAATCTGTGGATTGCAAGGAAGTGGAAAAACTTCTTTTTCTTCTAAACTTGCTTTTTCTTTAAAAAAAAAGAATAAATTTCCTTTGCTGGTTTCTGCAGACATTCATCGTCCTGCAGCTATAGATCAACTGAAATGGATTGCAAAAAAAGTAAATATTCCTGTTTTTTCCTTAAAAAAAAGTAAAAATGTTATAGAAATTTTGGATCAATCTATTCTTTATGCTTTGAAAAAAAAGAAAGATGTAATTATTATTGATACAGCGGGTCGATTAGCAATCGATCGAATCATGATGAAAGAAATTCAAAAAATAAATCAATATTCTAAACCAGATGAAGTTTTATTTGTTGTCGATGCCATGACAGGACAAGATGCTATAAATACAGCTCAATCTTTTTCAAAAGTATTGAATTTTGATGGTATTGTTATAACAAAATTAGATGGAGATAGTCGAGGTGGGGTTGCTATAACCATATCTAGTGTAGTAAAAAAACCCATAAAATTTATTAGTAATGGAGAAGAAATAGAAGATTTGGAAGTTTTTCATCCAGATAGAATAGCTAATAGAATATTAGGTATGGGTGATATAGTTTCTTTAGTTGAAAAAGTACAAGAACAATTTGATGAAAAAAGAACTCAAAAAATTTATCAAAAAATTTCAAAAAATCGTTTTAATTTTAATGATTTACTAGATCAAATTCAAAAAATTAAAAAAATAGGAAATATAAAAAATATTATTTCAATGATTCCTGGAATCGATAAGTATTTTTCTTTTGATGGAAATCAGAAAAATTCTTTTAAAAAAATAGAAACCATTATTCATTCTATGACTCCTTATGAAAGAAATAATCCTAAAATTCTTACTGATGTAAAAAGAAAAAAAAGAATTTCTAAAGGATCTGGTATCACATTGAATCATATAGATCTTTTTATGAAACAATTTTATGACATGAATCAAATTATGAAAAAAATTCATGATCATTCAGGAAAAGAGACTATAAAAAATTTTATCTATCAAATGATTAAAAAAGAAAATAATGTATAA